The Nitrospira sp. sequence CAGAGAAGAAATTCTCCCGCCCGAGCCAGCCGATAGACGAAGATATCGTCCTTGATGCCGCCCTGCTCGTTGCACAGCATCGAATACTGCGCGTACAAGGGCTTCAGCGTAGCGAGATCATTCGTCGTCATTCGCTGAAGGAAAGACTCCGCCCCGGACCCACTGACCACAATTCGGCCCATATGGCTGACATCAAAGAGGCCGGCTTTGCAGCGGACGGTTTGATACTCATCCACCACGCCGGTATATTGAATGGGCATTTCCCATCCGGCGAAGTCGACCAACTTTGCGCCGGCAGCGCGATGCTGCAGGATGAGAGGGGTCTGTTGCACGGCGATGTCACCGCACTCCGAGCAATTCGACGTCAAAAATCAGCGTGGCGTTTGGTGGGATCACTCCGCCTGCACCGCGTGGCCCGTATCCTAGGTCGGAAGGAATGGTCAATTTGCGTTTCCCACCCACTTTCATTCCTTGCACCCCTTCGTCCCAGCCTTTGATGACGCGTCCTGCCCCAAGGGGAAACGAGAAAGGCTGCCCACGATCGACCGAGCTGTCGAATTTTTTGCCGTTCTCCAACCAGCCCGTGTAGTGCACCGTCGCGTTCTTGCCGGCGACGGCCACGTCGCCGGTGCCGACCACCTGGTCGACGTATTTGAGCCCGGACGGCGTGCTGACTTCTTGCGCGTTCTCACCTGCTGCCATAATGTTTCCCCCTCCCAGTGTCGATAGTAAAACCGACAGTGTACAGATAGCTATTCTGCTCAGACGTTTCATCACGTTCTCCTTCTTGTGTTCTATGGCACGGAAGAGATCACCAGGTCAACTGTGACGTGACGACGAGTGGCGCTCTGCAAAAAGCGCCATACCGGCGGTGTACCCATGCAGGAAGTTTCGGTGACCGATGGGTCCAATCTCGCCTTGCGCAAAGAACCCCGCAACGGGAATTCGCCCCAGTTGCTGGGTCAGTGCAGCGGCATCATGATTCGGTCGGCCAAAGAGTCCTCGACCACGACCGCAACAGCTGAACATGAGCGCTCCCAGGGGGGGATGCCGACGACCGGCTCGGTCGGCAGCCAGAAGAGAGTTCAAATCTTCGCTGGCGGATTCCGCATCCCGAAGATGGAATTGCACGGTTTGCCCCTCTTGCACCACATCTCCGATCGCGACAGCGCCCGTGGTTTGGTCAGCCCCGAGCAGATTGCGAATGAGAAAATCTCCTCGCTCAAATCGGTTCCGATGTTCATCGATGACAATGCCGAGATGGAGCGCCCGATGCGCGCGGCGGCGGTCCTCTTCCGTCAGCGATTCGAAGACGGCCTGCAACCGCTCCAGTGCGGGCACGCCTCCGAGTTCGTGAATCAGATTGTGTTCCGCCTTTGTGACGACGAACCGGTCGCCGATCAGACGACACCCTTGGGAGATGATAGGCCGAATATCCACAGCCCCCGATAGTCGGATCCCCACCAGGCCGCCCTCAAAGACTTGATCATTGAGGACCAACCGATTCATGCCGGCCTCCTGCCCACCTCCGGCCAACCCGCCAACGGCCTTGGCTCCCGGATACCGGTCGTCCACCAGCCCAAGGATTTCTTGAACCGGGGCGGTGAAGGGATCTGCCAGCAGGAGGAAAGAGTCATCCCCTGCCCCTGGCTGAGGCCATCCAGCGAGTTGAAACTGATCGTGTGTCTGTGAAAACGATGATCGCAACGGGTGGATGTCGACGTCAGGGAGCGCGGCCGCCCAAACGGTGATTGCCGGGGTTGTCTCTAACTCTTCTGCACCGGAAATGACGCCCTCTCCGCTGCACCCGATCAGCCATTTGGGGCGAAGGGTTCGCGTGAGCACGCTCGCCAAAAGTTCAGCGTGTTCGGCATGATGTGCCGAGAAGAACAGGCAGGCAAGGTCGATCGCCGTACCGCTCAGCTGTGCGCAAATACCATCGGCCACCTCACGGGCGGCGGCTTCCGTCTCTGACTGTTTCGACAGGGCTACAGCGAACTGCACGGTCGTGCCTCGTTGCCAGGAAAAACGATGAACAGCACGAAGAAGGGACGACGAACGATTCCGAGGTGTTACGAGTCAGACTCCCGGATCCATCCGCTGAGATCGGGTCTGCGCCAGCTTCTTATAGTACCGCCACAGGTACGAATGGTAGTCGTCGACTTGAGCCAGGAGGTAATGCAGTTCAGTCGGGTCCTCGGTTTCAAGCGCATGGAGCATTCTCGTTTTCAGGAATTCCCCAAATGCCTCGGTCTTTTGCACCGCCGTCAGCAGCTGCAGCCCCCCCCCGATCTGGTATTGGCTCATACCATCCCTCCCGGTTAACGTGCCGCAGGATAACGAGGGAAGAGCCACATTTGCAAGCGTTGCTCGCTTCGCAACAGGTATGCAGGAGTCCTTGCGATCAGTTTGGTCGCCCACCAGACAGGAGCGCGTTGAGGCGATCGAGGTCGATCGCATCGGCCCGATGACCGTCTCGCCCGACCACCGTCGTGGCCGTCGTCAGGGCGTTCAAAATCGCTTCCTCCGTCGCTTCTACCGTTGCAGCAATCAGGGGGTTGAGGTGTGTATCCGCCAGATGCGTGAGTGTAAAGACCGGCTCTTTGGGATAGTGGGGGATCACGTTCGCGGTGGAAAATGCCAAGATGAAATCACCGCTCCCGTGGCGAACGGTCGAGCCGGTTCGGGCGAGACCGAGCGCAGCGCGTTTCGCAAGGCGCGTAAGTTGTCTACCGTCCAACGGCGCATCGGTGGCGATCACAATGATGATAGACCCTTCGCTTTGACCGGGTGAACGTGCTTCGGAGAGCTGCGGCGGCTGTTGATAGAGCTTTCCGACCGGCACGTTGGCGACTATCAATTCCGGTTTCCGGCCGTGGTTCGCATTCACGAGCACCCCGAGCGTATAGCCTCCTTCTTCGTCGGATACTTTTCTCGACGCTGTGCCGATACCGCCTTTGAACCCATACGACACCATACCGGTGCCGGCGCCGACTGTACCTTCTTTGACCGGACCGCTACTCGCGCTGTCCAACGCAGCGATCACATCCCGTTCCGAGACATGGCGCCCCTGGATGTCGTTGAGTCGGCCGTCGTCGCACTCCGCCACGACCGGCGTCAGCGTATCATCGGTAATGCCAATCTCAGGATAGTGACGAATCATCCAGCTCACCACTCCGTTGGCGACTCGAGGGACGTTTAGCGTGTTCGTCAGGGCGATCGGATACTCGAGAAATCCCGACTCCGCCACCCAGGAGAGGCCGGTCATTTCACCTGTTCCATTGAGCACGAAGGCTCCGGCCGCAACTTTTTTGTGCCAGACATCCTCGCGCGGAATGATCACGGTCACGCCGGTCCTTACCGGTCCGTCTCCAGGTCTTAATGGCCCTTCGCCTCGTGTCAACGTCGTATGGCCGACTTTGACTCCCTCCACGTCGGTAATCGCATTGAATGGGCCGGGCTGGTATTGGCCGACCACGATCCCCAAATCGCGCGCACGTTGCCGCTGTCGATCCGGCTCGGCTGCGGCGGTGAACAGGCACCCTGACAGCAGGGCAGTCACACAGGACAGAATCAGCAACCGGGCCGGTCGTTCGCCGACGGCCCACATCGCCAATAGAGCATTAGACTTCATGCGTACTGCCTTGATGGGGAATTCGCACATCGACCTTTGGATGCTCCGCTTGGATCGCGGCGCCCAACGAGAGGGCCTGCTTTTCTTCCCCATGCACAATGAAGATCGTGCTGGGGCACGGATCGATGGCTCGGACGTAAGCCAGCAGATCGTTGCGGTCCGCGTGGGCCGACAAGCCGTTGAACTTGACGATCTGTGCCCGTCGTGGGGTCGGCACGCCGAAGATCGGAACGACGTCCCAGCCCTCGACGAGTTTGCGGCCCAGTGTGTGTTCTGCTTGAAAACCCACGAACACGATCACGTTGGCCTCGTCCTGAATCGCGTGTTTGAGATGGTGAATGATGCGCCCGCCTTCGCACATCCCCGATGAGGAGATAATGACGCAGGGGCCGCGCATCGTATTGAGCCGTTTGCTGTCTTCAGGCGAGGAGATAAAACGGATATAGCGGGACGCGAAGACGTCACCACCGGCGGAGAACGTTTTAAGGGTCTCTTCGTCATAACAATCAGGGTGACGCCTGAAAACCTCCGTGGTCTTATCGGCCAGCGGCGAGTCGATATAAATCGGAACGGGGACCACCCGACCTTCGCCGACCAATTCTTTGATTCGCATGACGAGTTCCTGCGTGCGCCCGACCGCAAAAGCGGGCACGATGATCTTACTCTTGTGCGTCCGGGCATGCTCGAGGAGATCCTGCGCCTTCTTCTTCGTCTCTTCACCGACTTGTTCATGTAAACGGTCGCCATAGGTGGATTCGAGAATCAGGACATCGCAGGGCGGCGGAGGTTCGGGATCCCGCAGGATCGGCATGTGGGATCTCCCCAGATCTCCGCTGAACAAGACCGTCGTGCTATTTCCTCGCGCCGTATACTTGATCCGGACGGCGGCGGATCCAAGAATATGGCCGGCGTCATGAAATGAAGCGGTGAGGCGTGGCCCGATCTTGAGCTGATCTCCGTATCGTACGCCCTCAAACCTTCTGACAATCCTCCGGACATCCTCCCCGTCGTACAACGGGCGAACACAGGTGTTCCCGCGCCTTCGTTCCTGTTTGTTGACGTATCGGCAATCGTTTTCTTGAACACGAGCCGAATCTTCGAGCATGAGATTGGCCAAATCGGCCGATGCTCTGGTGAGGTAGACCTTCCCAGAAAAGCCCTGCCGGGGAAGAACGGGCAAAGTTCCTGAGTGATCGATATGCGCATGCGAGAGCAAGACGGCGCCGACAGACTTCGGCTCAAAACCCAGGTCGCGGTTTCGCCGGACCGCGTCGTCCCGGCGTCCCTGAAAGAGCCCGCAATCCAATAACAGCCGAAAGCCCGGTATCTCCAAGAGATGTCGGCTCCCAGTGACTGAACGAGCTGCACCGTGGAATGAGAGCTTCATACAGTAGGTACTCCACTATGGCGCGCGATCAGGTCCCAGGCTTCCTGAGCCGTCTCGGCATAATGAAAGAGGCGAAGGTCTGTTTGAGAGATCAATCCATTGTCGACGAGCCATTGCCAGTTGATCAGACGCTCCCAAAAGTGCCGCCCGACCAGGACAACCAGGACACTCTCCGTTTTCCCGGTCTGCAATAACGTGAGGGTTTCGAATAACTCATCAAGAGTACCGAATCCTCCGGGGAATGCGACGAGTGCTTTTGCCCGGATGAGGAAATGCATCTTTCTGATGGCGAAATAGCGAAATTGAAAACTAAGCCTTGGCGTGACGTAGGGGTTGGGGTGCTGTTCGTGGGGCAGGGTAATGTTGAAGCCGATGGATTTGGCGCTCACATCCGCCGCCCCACGGTTGGCGGCCTCCATGATCCCTGGCCCACCGCCGGTCACGATGACGTAGTCGCAACGGCCGTCGATCTGGCAGGTTGACGATACCACCCGACCAAATTCCCGGGCGATGTCATAATACTTCGCGAGTTCGAGCTGCCTTTTGGCGATCGCAACTTTCTGTTGCCGGACAGGATCGTCCGGAGCACCAGCCGCGTCCGCTTCCGCTGCCTGTAATGCCTGCCTTGCAGCAGCCGGATCGAGAAGCCTTGCGCTGCCGAAGACGACGATGGTGGACCTGATGCCTTCTTCCCGTTGAATCAATTCGGGTTTAAGCAACTCAAGCCCGATCCGGACGGAACGCAGCTCATCCCGTTGAAGAAACTCAGTGTCCTTATCGGCCGGGATGTAAGAAGAGGACAGCCCGTCACTGTTGTGAGGATGTGGATGATCCGAAGTACTCCGGCTCATGGCGCGTCATTATAGCGGGGCCACCGGACGGCGGCAATTCGGTGGGAATGGACAGCCTTGATTGTTGGAAGGGATAAGGATGAAGGGGAGGCCGGTAGAGATGACGTTGGAATCCCCGCTCTGACACAACCCACTGAGGGTCACATAATACTTGAAACGCATCGACGCCAAGTCCCGTGCGTGAAAAAATCAAATCTGGATCCACAGGTGTCCAAGGCCTCGCCAAATAACCAAAATTGACACGTGAGTATTTCAGATCGAGAAATCGGTATGTTGCGACAATGCCCGTATCCGAATCGGTAAGGGAGTCGGGTGCCCCCAACCTGGCAACAACTTCGGCGAATGTGGTCTTCCCCGGTACAATGAAGGCAACATCCTCCGGGGAAAGAGAGGTATTCAG is a genomic window containing:
- a CDS encoding TIGR00730 family Rossman fold protein; this translates as MSRSTSDHPHPHNSDGLSSSYIPADKDTEFLQRDELRSVRIGLELLKPELIQREEGIRSTIVVFGSARLLDPAAARQALQAAEADAAGAPDDPVRQQKVAIAKRQLELAKYYDIAREFGRVVSSTCQIDGRCDYVIVTGGGPGIMEAANRGAADVSAKSIGFNITLPHEQHPNPYVTPRLSFQFRYFAIRKMHFLIRAKALVAFPGGFGTLDELFETLTLLQTGKTESVLVVLVGRHFWERLINWQWLVDNGLISQTDLRLFHYAETAQEAWDLIARHSGVPTV
- a CDS encoding MBL fold metallo-hydrolase, with protein sequence MKLSFHGAARSVTGSRHLLEIPGFRLLLDCGLFQGRRDDAVRRNRDLGFEPKSVGAVLLSHAHIDHSGTLPVLPRQGFSGKVYLTRASADLANLMLEDSARVQENDCRYVNKQERRRGNTCVRPLYDGEDVRRIVRRFEGVRYGDQLKIGPRLTASFHDAGHILGSAAVRIKYTARGNSTTVLFSGDLGRSHMPILRDPEPPPPCDVLILESTYGDRLHEQVGEETKKKAQDLLEHARTHKSKIIVPAFAVGRTQELVMRIKELVGEGRVVPVPIYIDSPLADKTTEVFRRHPDCYDEETLKTFSAGGDVFASRYIRFISSPEDSKRLNTMRGPCVIISSSGMCEGGRIIHHLKHAIQDEANVIVFVGFQAEHTLGRKLVEGWDVVPIFGVPTPRRAQIVKFNGLSAHADRNDLLAYVRAIDPCPSTIFIVHGEEKQALSLGAAIQAEHPKVDVRIPHQGSTHEV
- a CDS encoding FKBP-type peptidyl-prolyl cis-trans isomerase; its protein translation is MKRLSRIAICTLSVLLSTLGGGNIMAAGENAQEVSTPSGLKYVDQVVGTGDVAVAGKNATVHYTGWLENGKKFDSSVDRGQPFSFPLGAGRVIKGWDEGVQGMKVGGKRKLTIPSDLGYGPRGAGGVIPPNATLIFDVELLGVR
- a CDS encoding P1 family peptidase, whose translation is MWAVGERPARLLILSCVTALLSGCLFTAAAEPDRQRQRARDLGIVVGQYQPGPFNAITDVEGVKVGHTTLTRGEGPLRPGDGPVRTGVTVIIPREDVWHKKVAAGAFVLNGTGEMTGLSWVAESGFLEYPIALTNTLNVPRVANGVVSWMIRHYPEIGITDDTLTPVVAECDDGRLNDIQGRHVSERDVIAALDSASSGPVKEGTVGAGTGMVSYGFKGGIGTASRKVSDEEGGYTLGVLVNANHGRKPELIVANVPVGKLYQQPPQLSEARSPGQSEGSIIIVIATDAPLDGRQLTRLAKRAALGLARTGSTVRHGSGDFILAFSTANVIPHYPKEPVFTLTHLADTHLNPLIAATVEATEEAILNALTTATTVVGRDGHRADAIDLDRLNALLSGGRPN
- a CDS encoding FIST C-terminal domain-containing protein, whose translation is MQFAVALSKQSETEAAAREVADGICAQLSGTAIDLACLFFSAHHAEHAELLASVLTRTLRPKWLIGCSGEGVISGAEELETTPAITVWAAALPDVDIHPLRSSFSQTHDQFQLAGWPQPGAGDDSFLLLADPFTAPVQEILGLVDDRYPGAKAVGGLAGGGQEAGMNRLVLNDQVFEGGLVGIRLSGAVDIRPIISQGCRLIGDRFVVTKAEHNLIHELGGVPALERLQAVFESLTEEDRRRAHRALHLGIVIDEHRNRFERGDFLIRNLLGADQTTGAVAIGDVVQEGQTVQFHLRDAESASEDLNSLLAADRAGRRHPPLGALMFSCCGRGRGLFGRPNHDAAALTQQLGRIPVAGFFAQGEIGPIGHRNFLHGYTAGMALFAERHSSSRHS